The genomic region CCAATCATTCTCAGTGGCGGTTAGCCACGACTGAAAGGGGGTATGATGGAAGAAACAAAGTTGGCGCAACCAACTCCCGCCGCGCCAACGCAAATTGCTCTAATTGCCCAAGAGTTGAGGCATCTCAGCGATGCCATCGCGCGCTTTGAAACAAAGCTCTTTGGCAACGGCAAACCCGGTTTGATCGACGAAGTAAACGCGATCAAGAATCATGTTGGGTACGCCGCCGGCAAACCCAGTATTCCCGAAGAACTGAACGCGATCAAGGCGCACATCGGCTTCAGCTCTGGCAAAACAATTGACGACCGCGTATCGCGTCTTGAAACAATGGCGGCAGCAGTGCTATTCGTGCTCTCGCCCATTGCAGCGAAAGCGGCGGTGGACATTTATCAGATGTTCGTCAACGTCGCGCAGCACGTCAAATAGCGAGGTCAACATGAGTTTTCTCGAAGGTGTATTCGGTCTCATCAAGATGCTCGTCGGCATGGCGTGGTACTCTTGGTGGAAAAATCAACAGGCGCGCCTAACGCGCGTATTCAGAAAGGAGCAAGTCAAATGGACGAAGGAATGAAGTTGGTCATCGGCACTGTGTCGCTGCCCGTATTCGCGGCGCTGATCTTGTGGGTTGCCCACAAACTCGGCATGTCCGAGATCTACGACAAGCCGCTCGGCTTTGTGATCGCACTCGCGTTCGCCATGCTGGTTGTGACGTTGCAGTTCTTCCCCGAGTACAGCAATTTGATCGTCGGGGCGGTGACGATGATTTACACGTTGCTCACGACTTGGCAAAAGTTCGTGCCCGAATCACTCGTCGCCGTGTTCGGGACGAGAGAGCAAAAGATGACGCTGGCTGCCAGGATTGCAAGGTAAGTTGACAATAACCCAGAAGTATAAGAAAATATCCCACAGGGTTCTGTGGGATATTTTCATTGGTGCAAAAATTGATATGTGGTCTGACGAACAATTAGTTGACGCGCTGATGCGCGGCGAAACCTGGGTCATGTCGGCGCTGTACGACCGCTATGGCAGACTGGTATTTTCGCTCGCGCTGAGAATTCTCAACGACCGCACCGCCGCCGAAGAAACGGTGCAAGAAGTTTTCGTCAAGGTCTGGCGGCGCGCGCGCAATTTTGACGCGTCGCGCGGCAAGTTCTCGTCGTGGCTCACCGGCATCGCACACCACCACGCTATTGACGAACTGCGTCGCCGCCGCGTTCGCCCGTCCGTCGCGGAAGATGAGATGGCGGTGCTCGACGTTGTGGATAGCGGTCCCGCACCGCACGAATTGGCGGTGCAAAGTCATGAACGTCACCGCATTCGCGAGGCGCTCGGCGCGATTCCGCTCGAACAACGGCGCGCGATTGAAATGGCGTACTTTGAGGGCTTGACGCAACAAGAAATCGCCGATGCGTTAGAGCAGCCACTCGGCACGATCAAGACGCGAATGCGCTTGGGCATGCAAAAACTCAAGACGCTGCTCGATGAGACCGTCGCCTAGCGAAAAACTTTGCGAAGGTTGATCGGAAACTGGTTTCTCGATGACGCACCTGCCGCTTGCAAACCACGCTTGTTTTATCGGCTTCACCTTCGCAAGGTCGAACGAGTTTGTGTCAAATAAATCTGTCTTCGTTAGTATTGCGTATGAATAGGTGAGAAGGAACGATGTCCACCTGTCAAGAAATTCAAGAACTCATTCCAGCGTACGTACTGGATGCAGTAACCGATCAAGAACGCATTGCCGTTGAGACACATTTGCCGCGCTGCCCAGACTGCGCGCAATTGGTCGCGGCATACCGTCCGATTGCCGATTCGCTCGCCGCGTCCGTGCAACCCGTCGAGCCGTCCGCGGACTTGAAATATCGCGTGCTTGCGGCGACGATGCCGCGCGCAAAATCGTCGCCTGCGCGCGATCCGTGGTTCACGCGGCTTGGCTCCGCGCTCGCCGCGCTCTTTCGTTCGCCGATATTTTCGGCGACGGCATTGGTGTTGGTCGTCGTGCTGGCGCTGTGGAATTTCTCCTTGCACAATCAGTTGGATGACCAGACCGCCGCGAATCAACGCTTTATCACCGAGTTATCGCGCCAACGCGATGTGATGTCGGTGATGGCGTATGGCGCAGGACAACCGCGTCAAATCACCGGGACGGAAATCGCCGCGCGCTCGACTGGGCGATTGTATGGCAAATCCGATCAAGTCACTTTTGCGATGGTCGTGCATGGTCTCCCGGCGTCCAAGCCAGGCAAGGTTTATCAATTGTGGTTGATTGAGGTGAGCGGTGATCGCACGAGCGGCGGAACGTTTACCGTGGGTGAGGACGGGTACGGCTGGCTCTCGATTCATTCGCCCAAGCCGTTGGGTGATTATCAAGGTATTGGTGTCACCGAAGAACCGGCGGGCGGCAGTCCCAAGCCGACGGGTCCCAAAGTGATGGGAACGAATTTGCAATGAAAATCGCGGGAGAAATATTCTCCCGCGATTTTTTGTTGGGGCTTTGGCAAAGTCGTGTTGTGTCATTTCGAGAAGGCGGTTTGTGCCGGTGCTGAGCGAAGCCGAGGTAAGCAATCCCCGATTCGCTTGTTGGGAATTGCTTCGCCGTTGGGCGGCTCGCAATGACAGCCCGCTACGACTTTGACATGCGCGCGTAGATGGCGTATGATTCCGCGCAACCAAACTGAGAGGTGAAGCGGAATGATAGACAACCAAGTGACACAATCTCCCGCGCCGCGCGCGCGCGTGTGGAGCGCCGACACGCGCCGCTGGGTCATCATCGGACTGGTGCTCGCTGCGCTGTTGATCGAGTACGCGATTCGCGACACGCTGCCGCCGCTGATTATTGCGTTGCTGTTGACGTACTTGCTCAACCCAATCGTGACCGGCTTGGCGCGACGTTTACGCGCGCCGCGCATTCTCGCGCTCGCGCTGGTCTATCTCACGTTCATCGCGTTGAGCGTCGCGGCGCTCGCCACGCTCGTGCCGATTTTGATTCGCCAGGTCGCGTCGTTGGCGACCGGACTCGACCGAATCCTCTTGCAAATCAGTGTCGCCGCCAAACAGATTCCACTGCTCGAAGCGATCGGCGTGCCCGCCGATTCGAGCGCGTTGGCGGACCAACTGCGCGGCGAGATCGCACAACTCGCGTCCTCCGCGCCGCGCGTGCTCGCGGGCGCGGCATCCGGCGCACTCTCGCTCGTGTTCATTCTCGTCCTGTCGTTTTATCTGCTCAAAGACACGGAAGCGATCGAGCGCAGTATTGACGGCGCGATTCCCGAACATTATCGCGATGACGCGTGGCGCATCAAAGCGGAACTGAACGACATCTGGTCGAGTTTTTTGCGCGGGCAAGTCGTGCTCGCGTTGATCATCGGTACGATCACGACAGCGGTGCTATGGGCGCTCGGCGTTCACAACGCGCTCATCCTCGGCGTGCTCGCCGGTTTGCTCGAAGTCGTGCCGACGATCGGTCCGATCATCGCGATGGCGCCCGCGGTGTTGATCGCGCTTTATCAGGGTTCGCTGAATTTGCCGGTGGATAATTCGACGTTTGCGCTCATCGTCGTCGCGGCGTACTTTGTGATTCAACAATTGGAGAATCATCTGGTCGTGCCGAACGTATTGGGATCGAGCGTGAACCTGCCGGCGGTTGTGATTCTGTTCGGCGCGTTCGCCGGCGCAAGTCTCGGCGGGGTGCTCGGCATTTTCCTCGCCGCGCCGGTGCTGGCGACGGCGCGGTTGTTCGGACGGTTTCTACTGCAGCATCTCCTCGAATAGGTAGCACTCGACCAAATCGTGGAGATCGAAGCGGGGCGATTGAAACACCTGCACAGCACCAAACGCAGTGCGGTGCAAGTGTCGCCTTTGTGAGGCGTTCCGCCGGGCGTCCATCCCTCATTGCATTCGGGACAATTGCCTGCGTGGACGCGGTTTCGCCCGTGTAGGCGGGCGACCAGCCGCAGGCTCATGCGGGGCAATTTCAATTGCCAGATGAAATTGCCGCGACTAGAATCCAGGTTTCTTCAAGAAACCTGGATTCTTTCTGTGCTTGCCGGTTGCATTCAGAATGATTTTGGTATATCCTATTTCCAGAACCAAAGAGTTCCTTCGTCGCGTTTTGCATTGTCGAAGCGGAAGGACCAAAGGAGGTCAAGATGATGCGACAGTTTCTGCTCCGCTTGAGTTTATTCCTGAGTATGCTCGTCCTGGGTTTGTGCGCGCCAATCGCGCAAGCCAGTCCCCCCGGCGTGCCGTTGTTGAACGGTTATTTGACCGGCTGCACGGGCGAGTATTTCAACAACATCTCCGTGTCCGGTTCGCCGGCGTTCGTGCGCGGCGATGGCGCGCTGAATTTCTTTTGGCAAGAAAATGCGTCACCCGCGCCGGGCGTCAACGTCAACAACTATTCGGTGCGGTGGACGTGCACGGTGAACGCGCCGTCATCCGCGAACTACACGTTCAACATCGTCACCGATGATGGCATGAACGTGATCGTGGATGGCAACTTGATCTTGTGGGCGTTCTACGATCAAGGTCCTACGGCGTACTCGGCGACGACGTACCTCAACGCGGGCGCGCACACGGTGCGCGTCGAGTACTATAACAAATGGAATCCGGGGACGGCGCAGGTATCGAGTTCGCTCGGCAGTGGCGGCGGCGCCTCGTTTCCGAATTGGAAGGGCGAGTACTTTAACAATCAAACACTTGCCGGCGCGCCGACGATCACACGCGATGATGCGAACATCAATTTCAACTGGGGCACTGGTTCGCCCGATCCCGCGATTCCGACAGATTATTTTTCGGCGCGCTGGACGCGCAATTTTTATTTCAATGCCGGCGCCTGGCGCTTTACGACGACGACCGATGATGGCGTGCGTTTGTGGGTGGATGGCAACCTGGTGATTGACAAATGGTTCGCGCAGACCGTCACGGCGTACTCGGCGGATGTGTCGCTCGGGGCGGGCAATCACGCGGTCCAGATGGAGTACTTTGACCAAACGCTCAACGCGATTGCCCAGTTGAGTTACACGCCGGTGTCTTCGCCGCCGCCGCCGCCGCCGCCACCGCCACCGGGTCCGACGAGTGCGTGGCGCGGACAGTACTTTAACAACCTGACGTTTTCCGGCGCGCCGGTGTTTGTGCGCGACGACCCAGTTTTGAATTTCAACTGGTACGAGGGTTCGCCCGGTCCTGGGATGCCGATTGACTTTTTCGCGATCAAGTGGGACTCGACGCAAAATATTCCGGCGACCGGCAATTACACCGTCTCCGCGACGTCGGATGATGGCGTGCGCCTGTGGATTGACGGCGTGCTCGTGATTGACGCGTGGTACGATCACGGTCCGACCCAGTTCACGACGACGGTGTATCTCACCGCGGGCGCGCACGCGGTCCACGTCGAGTACTATGATCGGCAACTCGGCGCGATGATTAGCGTCCAAATTGGCGGAGGCGTGTTGCCACCGCCGCCGCCGCCGCAACCGGTCGGCGATGTGATCGTGGATGATCGCGGACCGGGTTGGCAAGCCGGCGGTGTGGGCGGATGGCTGGATGTCGCGGCGGGCATCGGCGGGCACGCGTTCGTGTCGTACACGCGACCGCATTCGTCGTTCGGTTACAACTGGGCGCGCTGGTTCCCGACTCTGCCGCGCGCCGGATACTACGAGGTGTTTGCGTACATCCCGGCAGGCACTGCGAATTCATTGCGCGCGCGGTACTGGATCGCGCACGGCGGGCGATACAATCTTTCGGTACGACCTCAAGCGTACTATGCCAATCAGTGGGCGTCGCTCGGCACGTACTACTTTAACGCGACCGGCGGCGAGTACGTCTCGCTCGCGGATGTGACGTACGAGTGTCTCTACTGTCGCTCCGTCGTCTTCGACGCGATACTGTTCAGTCCGCGATAAAGTCGAAAGAATGTAACACACAAGAAAGACGAGAGGCGAGTCATCAAGACTCGCCTCTTGTCGTTTGGGCGGCTATCTGCCGGCGCGAATTTTTGCGCCGCTCAATGGGCAACTAAACAGCGGCGCGAACACGCAAAAGTCGAGTAACCCCGCGAGCAACGGCAACACGCCAACGAACGCGACGATGATGCCAGTCGTGCCGCCAACTCCCAGCAAGCCCCACGCGATCAGGGCGATGCCTGCCACGATGCGAACAAGGCGACCAGTGGTGGAAGCCATGAAACTAATGAACGGGTTCATATCAACATCTCCTTTTGTTTGGGTTTGTAAGCTTGACCCGATTATAGGAGATGTGGCGATTTTTGTCGGTGACAATGTCACACAACGGAGCGAGTTTGCAGAGATTCAAAATCGAGGATTTCGACCGCGCCGCGCGCCACGCGAATCATCCGTTCGCTCGCAAGACCTTCGAGGATGCGGCTGATGACTTCGCGCGAACTACCCAGCTCCGCCGCGATTTCTTGATGCGTGATGTGGATGGGATTCTCGGTTCGACTGCGCTTGAGCAAGAGCGCGGCGACGCGCGTATCCACGCGGCGGAATGCCACCTCGTCCACGATTGCCAGCACGCTGACCAGGCGCTGCGAAAGGAGATCGAAGACAAAGCCACGCCACAGGTCGTAGCGGCGCACCCAGTCGCGAAAGGCATCCGCCGGAATCATCACTGCCTCGGCGTCTTGCTCGACGGTCGCAATCGCGGGAAATGATTGTTGACTGAGAATCGCGTTCGCGGTCAGGATACACGATTCGCCGGAGCCAAAGCGATACAAGGTAATCTCGCGTCCCGTCTCGCCGATTTTGTACACCCGCACCACGCCCGCAAGCAACAGCGCGATCGCATCGGCGCGGTCGCCTTCGACGAACACGTCCTTGCCAGTTGGGATGCGCGCGAAGAACGCGGTCTGCTGAAACTCGCGCACGAGTTGCGGATCGGCGCGCTTTAAGATGGGCACGACGCGTGCGATGCGGTTGAAGTGTTCTTGAGTAAGCATTGGGTTATTGATGTTGAGGTTTGTTCGTAGGATTGGATTGGCGAAAGTATAGCCACGATAGAACTTGGCGTCAATATGTGGAGCCATGACACCGCGCCGCTTTTTTGTTTGACTTGTACCGCGAGCACTTGTATACTTGCCGCAATCCTCTCGAAACGAGAAACCCGATGCCACCTCAAATCGCGTACGACCAAATCGAACGGCTCGTCAAACGATTCAAGAATCTTCCCTCGCGCGAGCGTCACGCGTACAACGAAGACAACACGCGCAAAGATTTCATCCTCCCGCTTTTTCGCGCGCTCGAATGGAACATTGACGACGCGCGCGAAGTGACCGCCGAGGAAAAAATCTCGCGCGGGTTTGTGGATTTTGCGTTTCGCATCGGCGGCGTGCCCAAGTTCATGCTCGAAACGAAACGCGTCGGCGAAGATTTGAACAAGCGCGAATGGGCGCAGCAGGCGGTTGATTACGCGTACCACAAGGACGTAACCTGGGCGGTGCTCTCCGACTTTGAAGGATTGAAAATCATCAATGCCGAGATCAAGGAATCGAATCCGCTCGCGGCGACGTTCAAATCGTTTGCGGTGGACGAGTACGTCACGCGCTTGAACGAATTGTGGTTGCTCTCGCGTCCGGCGTTTGCCGAAGGATTGTTGGATCGCGATGCGGAAAAAGTGTTCAAGCGCAGCATCAAGACGCCGATCACGCAAACGTTGTTCGACAATCTGACGACGTGGCGCAAAAGTCTGTACAAGAATCTGCGCGCGTACAATCCGTTGTGGTCGGACCAGGACATTGACGATGCGGTGCAACGCCTGCTCGACCGATTGATTTTCATTCGTACCGCCGAAGACCGCGAGGTGGAAGGCGAAAAATTGCGCGCGCTCGTGCGCGAGTTGCAAGACCGCAATCGTCTGAACGATTTGATCCCCGCGCTGTCCCAGCGTTTCCGCGCGCTCGACGGAATTTACAACAGCGAATTGTTCGCGCCGCATCTGTGCGAATCGCTGACGTACGAGCCGACCGTGCTCGTGGATATTATCGAGCAGTTGTACGGTTCGGAAGCGAGTTTACTGCGTTACAATTTCGCGTTCATTGACGCGGACGTGTTGGGCAGGGCGTACGAGCAATACCTGGGTAACGTCGTCGCGGGTAAATCGGGTAGGGGCGTTTTATTAAACGCCCCCACAAACGCCGCCCCGACAAAATCGAAACGCAAATCGCAGGGCATTTACTACACGCCGACATTCGTCGTCAAGTACATCGTTCAGCAAACGCTGGGACGCTACTTGGACGAACACGGCTACAACCCCTCGCGTCCGCTGCGTGTGCTCGACCCAGCGTGCGGTTCGGGTTCGTTCTTGATCGAAGCGTTCGACGTGTTGGATCAGTACATCGCGCGCACGACGGGACAAGACCGACCCATCCCCCCAACCCCCTTCCCTCGCAGGGAAGGGGGCAAGGGGGATAGGTTGGACATGCACGATTACGCGCGGCATCGCCAAATCTTGTCCACGAATATCTTTGGCGTGGACAAGGACGCGCAAGCGGTCGAGGTGGCGCAACTCAATTTGCTGTTGAAAGCGTTGAACCACCGCGAGAAATTGCCGAAGCTGGAAAATATTCGTTGCGGTGATTCGCTCATCAGCGGCACGCCGAAAGAGTTGGAAGAATATTTTGGCGCGAGCGCGAAAGAGAAAAACGCGTTCAACTGGGAACGCGAGTTCAAGACGGTGATGGCGGACGGCGGGTTTGATGTGATTGTGGGCAATCCGCCGTATGGAATGCTTCAGCCGCATAACACTGACAAAGCCACGCTCGATTACTTGAACGCAAAGTATGGCGTCGCAAGTTTCAAGATAGATATGTTCCATTTGTTTATGGAACGTTGTATTCATCTGTTGCGTGGTGGCGGTTATTTGGGTTTGATTGTGCCAAACACGTTTATAACCAACGTGTACACTCAAAAACTTCGAGACCTGCTCGTTTCCAATTGCAGAATTTTAGCGATTGTTGTATCGCAAGAAAAAATCTTTTCTGATGCAGAAGTCAATAATGCGATCATCGTTTTCCAGAAAGAACTAGACGCTGATAAGTGTGACGCTAATTATCTGACAGTCACATTAAATGCAGATGTTGCTTTGTTGACCGGACAACCTTCCGCATCTAGCACCCACAAACTAAGACAATCAGACATGGTTTTCTTGGGAAGTGGTTCTTGGAATATCAAGTTGTCAGATGAGGCAGTAAAACCATTGAAACGTATTCAAGCGCATTCAACGTCGCTCGGTGATGTTGCAAAAATCAATCGCGGTCTTATAAGTGGCGATAGAGAAAAATATTTTGCGGCCAAACCAAAAAGCAAGAAATGGTTGCCGATAATCACAGGAACAGACGTAAGCAGGTATTCCATTCAACAAGCCAAAGAGTTCGTCCTGTTTGAGAAACCAGCGGGCGCGGGCGGATGTTGGGATCCGCAAGTACACCAAGCAAGTAAAATTGTAATTCGCCAAATTGGTTACTTTCCAATTGCGGCGTATGACACGCATCCATATTGCGTCACGGGTAATATTTTCACGGTTCGCTCGACGGGAGACTATCTTCCGCAATTTCTTCTTGGGATTCTCAACTCGAAATTCACTCAAGCGTTGTGGCAATTATTGTACGGCGATTTCAAAGCGATCTTTCCGGAACTCAAAGGAATTTACCTTGAACAGTATCCCATCCGCCGCATCAACTTTGCCGACCCAGCCGAAAAGAAACAACACGATGCCATCGTCGCGCTCGTCGAAGAAATGCTTGACCTGCAAAAAGATTACGCGGAGGTGGCGCGCGAAAAATTGCCGCGTGCCGATTCGCTCAAGCGCAAAATTGACGCGGTGGACGCGGAGATTGACGCGGCTGTGTATCGGTTGTATGATTTGAACGCGGAAGAAATCAAGGTGGTGGAAGGAAAGGAATAGGAGGAAGAGTGGAAGCAATTCGTCTGCATCAGGTAATCGAAAAAGACGGCGAGATTCTCGTTACCGGTTTACCGTTCCGCAAAGGGCAACATGTGGAAATGATCGTGTTGCCAGATGCTCCCGCACCGTCAGAGCGTCCACCGCTAACCGTGCGCGCCTTGCTGGAATCGGGATTGATCGGTATGTGGAAAGACCGTGATGATATTGGCGACAGCGCGGAGTTTGCCCGCAAATTGCGTGAACAGGCGCAGAGGCGGTGGTAAACCATGTTGCTTCTCGATACCGATGTGATGGTTGATCTGTTCCGCGAATATCCGCGTGCTCTGGAATGGGTTACGGCACGCGGCGAAGAAATCGTATTGCCTGGATGTGTCGTGATGGAACTCATTCAAGGATGCAAGAACAAGATTGAGCAAGAGCGATTGGAAAAAACGCTCGGCTCGTATGCGATTGCTTGGCCCTCGCCGCAAGTTTGCGATGAAGCATTGTCCGTATTCGCGCAATACTATCTCAGTCAACACATTGGTATCTTTGACGCGTTGATCGGGCAATTAGCGGTTTCGCTAGATGTGCCGCTTTACACTTTTAATGAAAAGCACTATGCGGCAATTCCTAACTTGAGAACCAGGCAACCCTACCCGAAACAACTCCCGTCTTGACAATGCGCGTGGGAAACTCACCGCACGATGCCAGCGTCGCACGCGTACAAGAAATGCTTGATCTGCACGCTCCGCGGGATTACGCGGAAGCAGCGCGCGAAACGCATCGCGTGCCGCGCGCGGCTTCACTCAAGCGCAAGATTGACGCGGTGGACGCGGAGATTGACGCGGCTGTGTATCGGTTGTATGATTTGAACGCGGAAGAAATTAAAGTAGTGGAAGGAGGAAAATGATATGACAGCCCAGACATATCGGCAACTCATATTAGATGGCATCAACGGATTGCCGCCAGAGATACTCGCGGAAATCATGGATTTCGTTTACTTTGTTCGCAAACGAACGTTGCAACCGCGTGATTTTGAAACCGAGTTGAAATTGCTCAGTCGCGCCGAGTCCACCCACCTTGAAAAGGAATTCCAAGATTATGAGCAACGCTACCCCCGCCAATGAGTTCGTCGCCGATACGGTTGCGTTGGTCCTGCGGCTTGAAGAACGCAAAATGGGTGCGAACGCCGAATCTGTGTTTGAGCGAGTCGAGTCCAGCCAAGCCACGATCTACATCCCCGCAATGGTCTTGGCAGAAATTCTCTATCTTTCGGAGAAACGCAGAATCGTTACCTCGCTCGACACGGTTCGTGACTATATGCGCCGCTATCCTAATTGCCAAGAGCAGCCGATGAATTTCGCTGTCATGCGATCGGCGTCCGAGATTACGGATATTCCAGAACTACACGACCGCTTGATTGCTGCCACCGCGCGATCATTCGATCTGGAACTGATTACCGACGATTCGGTGATTCAAGCATCGGCATACGTCAAAACAATTTGGTAGATGATGGTTTCAACGTCACGGTATATCGGTTTATGATTTGAGCGCGAAGAAAACGGAGACCCGCAGAGGTTCCCAAAACCCTGCGGGTCTTATCAATAAAGCCAGGAGCGGAACTGCGTTCCTTCCCTACAAACTCATCCCCAGGTTGGCGCAGGTCGCGGTTCGTTGCCGCGCCGCCCGCCGAGCGCCGAACGAATCATCAGGAACTCGCCCAGATTGTCCATCGTCACCAAGCCGACGAGTTGACCGCCGCGCATCACCGGCATCGTGTGACAAGCGCACGTTTGCAAACGTTCCGACGCGCCTTCAAGCATCTCCGACGCATCGGCGGTGAGAAACTCGCGTTGCATCGCGTCGCCGACGAGCGACATCTCGCCGCGTTGTTTGAGCGCGTTGATCAAATCGGCGCGCGTGAGAATACCCACGACGCGATTGTCCTCCGTCACCGGGAAATCGTGTTGCGAACCGGTCAACAAAACATCCGTCGCGTGCGCGAGCGAATCGTGTGGGGAGAGCGTGCGAAAATCGGTGATCATCGCGCGGCTGATCGGAATGTTGCCGAGCGCCGAACGCATCTGCGTCATGCCCGCCTCTTGCGCCGCGCCGATCCACACAAAGAACGCGATGAAGAGCAGAAACGGATTTGTGAACAAGCCGATGAATCCGAACACGAGCGCCATCCCTTGCCCAATCATCGCCGCGATATGCGTCGCGTTCACGTACTCCATCCGCAGCGCGAGCAACGCGCGCAGGACGCGTCCGCCGTCCATCGGAAATGCCGGCAACAAGTTGAACGCGACCAGCGAGAGGTTCACCGCGAGCAAGCGTCCCAGGAACGAACCGCCCGTCACACTGAGCGATTCAAACGGTTCGAATCCCGACGTAACCGTGAGCCACGCGAACAAGATGATCGCGATGACGACGTTCACCGCGGGACCGGCAAGCGCGACCCACAACTCTTGGCGCGGATCATCCGGCATTCGTTCGAGGCGCGCAACGCCGCCAATCGGTAGAAGCGTAATGTCGCGCGTCGCAATACCGTAGCGACGCGCGGTAAGCGCGTGCCCGTACTCGTGCAACACGACACAGGCGAACAGCGCGAGGATGAATGTCACGCCGTTAACCGCCATCGCGATACTGCGGTCCTGGATCAAGTGGCTCACCACGACCCAGCCCAGCAACAGCAAAAACGTCGCGTGCATGTACACGTCAATCCCGGCAAAGCGTCCCAGCTTCCATGACCATTTCATATTGTTCCCCACTAAACCCGAAGGGTCGCGCAGACCCTTCGGGTTTCCCTGTCGTCAATCCTCGCGTCGTCCGCCGAGCAAGAACACATAGTAAAGCAACGTTGAAACGGCTTGCGCCGCGCCGGCAACGTACGTCAGTGCCGCGGCATTGAGCACCGCGTTCACGCCACTTAACTCGGTATGCGCGAGCAAACCATTGCCGACGAGTTGTTCCTTGGCGCGCGCGCTCGCATCGAATTCGACCGGCAGTGTGACGAGCGCGAACACCGCGACCGCGGCGAAGAGCGCGACCCCCAGCCACGCGAGCGATGTGCCGATTGCGCCGGCGAGAAAGAATCCCAGCATGAAGATGAGCGGACCCACCCAACTGCCGATTTGCACCGTCGGCACCATCATACTGCGCAGCGCGAGAAAGGCGTACCCTTGTTGATGTTGCAAAGCGTGACCGCTTTCGTGCGCCGCGATGCCCGCCGCCGCCAGACTGTTGCCTTGGTACACGTGCGGCGATAAGCGCAACACGCGTTGCGTCGGGTCATAGTGATCGGACAAAAATCCTTCGACCTGCTCGACCTTGACGTTGCGTAATCCGTGATTGTCGAGAATGCGTCGCGCGACCTGCGCGCCGGTAACGCCGGTCGCCGTGCGCACTTGCGAAAACCGGTCGAACGCACCCTTGACGCGGAGTTGCGCCCATAATCCCAGCAAGAGCGCCGGGAGACTGAACAACAAATACAATCCGTAATTCTCAAAACCGAACATGGTTCCTCCGGGGTGTGCCGTGAAAGAAAAAACGAGACTCACACGGCACGGTGTGTCGTGTTGGTCTCGCCTCTGGTCTGTCTCGCCAGCGAACAGCCGAGAGCGATGCTCTGTCTTGACGACTGTTCAAATCGAACGTGGGCTACTCCCCAACTCTGCTACCATTCTACCGGAACGCCGGGTGAATGTCAATGTGTTTTGATTAGAGTTTGCTAAGTAAACGTTTAGAGGTTGTTAAAATCGGGCGGCG from Chloroflexota bacterium harbors:
- a CDS encoding PIN domain-containing protein, which gives rise to MLLLDTDVMVDLFREYPRALEWVTARGEEIVLPGCVVMELIQGCKNKIEQERLEKTLGSYAIAWPSPQVCDEALSVFAQYYLSQHIGIFDALIGQLAVSLDVPLYTFNEKHYAAIPNLRTRQPYPKQLPS
- a CDS encoding zinc metallopeptidase, producing MFGFENYGLYLLFSLPALLLGLWAQLRVKGAFDRFSQVRTATGVTGAQVARRILDNHGLRNVKVEQVEGFLSDHYDPTQRVLRLSPHVYQGNSLAAAGIAAHESGHALQHQQGYAFLALRSMMVPTVQIGSWVGPLIFMLGFFLAGAIGTSLAWLGVALFAAVAVFALVTLPVEFDASARAKEQLVGNGLLAHTELSGVNAVLNAAALTYVAGAAQAVSTLLYYVFLLGGRRED
- a CDS encoding site-2 protease family protein; this encodes MKWSWKLGRFAGIDVYMHATFLLLLGWVVVSHLIQDRSIAMAVNGVTFILALFACVVLHEYGHALTARRYGIATRDITLLPIGGVARLERMPDDPRQELWVALAGPAVNVVIAIILFAWLTVTSGFEPFESLSVTGGSFLGRLLAVNLSLVAFNLLPAFPMDGGRVLRALLALRMEYVNATHIAAMIGQGMALVFGFIGLFTNPFLLFIAFFVWIGAAQEAGMTQMRSALGNIPISRAMITDFRTLSPHDSLAHATDVLLTGSQHDFPVTEDNRVVGILTRADLINALKQRGEMSLVGDAMQREFLTADASEMLEGASERLQTCACHTMPVMRGGQLVGLVTMDNLGEFLMIRSALGGRRGNEPRPAPTWG
- a CDS encoding PIN domain-containing protein; this encodes MSNATPANEFVADTVALVLRLEERKMGANAESVFERVESSQATIYIPAMVLAEILYLSEKRRIVTSLDTVRDYMRRYPNCQEQPMNFAVMRSASEITDIPELHDRLIAATARSFDLELITDDSVIQASAYVKTIW